One Oryza sativa Japonica Group chromosome 8, ASM3414082v1 DNA window includes the following coding sequences:
- the LOC107275592 gene encoding uncharacterized protein — translation MAFHQRSVSLRSRPLSKVEEELHSVEACISSPSLTIEAISDGLRGLGDIYCSIEEIMCLPSNQVCSPQQRKLLDGEMECSLELLDMCNTMSEVFTELKAIIQDLQVSLRKGDDAVLQAKIQSYIRLVKKAKKHSKKTLKKVVSNKEDCRIVKLLREAREITTSLFESTTHLLSKQIAMPKLSLISKAFQKKIPVICNEEQLQVLECCIRDLEAGAGLLFRRLVQSRVTLLNILSS, via the coding sequence ATGGCTTTCCACCAAAGATCAGTTAGCTTGCGTTCCAGGCCTCTCTCCAAAGTTGAAGAGGAGCTGCACAGCGTAGAGGCATGCATCTCTTCACCCTCCCTGACCATCGAGGCAATCTCCGATGGTCTGAGGGGGCTCGGGGACATCTACTGCTCAATTGAGGAGATCATGTGCCTGCCTAGCAACCAAGTTTGCTCACCACAGCAAAGGAAGTTGTTGGATGGAGAGATGGAATGCTCCCTTGAGCTACTGGATATGTGCAACACTATGAGCGAGGTCTTCACCGAGTTGAAGGCCATCATCCAAGATCTGCAAGTGTCTCTCAGAAAAGGAGATGATGCAGTTCTTCAAGCCAAGATCCAGTCATACATCCGCTTGGTGAAGAAGGCAAAGAAACATTCCAAGAAGACTCTGAAGAAGGTTGTCTCGAACAAGGAGGACTGCAGGATAGTCAAGCTATTGAGAGAGGCTAGAGAGATTACTACCTCTCTATTCGAGTCAACTACACACCTCTTGTCGAAGCAAATTGCTATGCCTAAATTGTCTCTCATCTCCAAGGCATTCCAGAAGAAAATCCCAGTGATTTGCAATGAGGAGCAGTTGCAGGTGTTAGAGTGCTGCATCAGAGATCTTGAGGCTGGAGCAGGGCTTCTGTTCAGGAGATTGGTCCAAAGCAGGGTTACTCTCCTGAACATTCTTAGCTCATAG
- the LOC4346264 gene encoding uncharacterized protein, whose protein sequence is MAFHQRSISLPSRPISKVEEELHSIEAWISSPSLTIETISDGFRRLGDIYSSIEEIMCLPSNQVCSSEQRRLLDGEMECSLELLDLCNAMNEVFTELKAIIQDLQVSLRKGDGAVLQAKIQSYIRLVKKAKKHSKKTLTKVVSDKEDCRIVKLLSEAREITTSLFESTTHLLSKQIATPKLSLISKAFQKKNPVICNEDQLQVLECSIRDLEAGAGLLFRRLVQSRVTLLNILSS, encoded by the coding sequence ATGGCTTTCCACCAAAGATCAATTAGCTTGCCTTCCAGGCCTATCTCCAAAGTTGAAGAGGAGCTGCACAGCATTGAGGCATGGATCTCTTCACCCTCCCTGACCATCGAGACAATCTCTGATGGTTTCAGGAGGCTTGGGGACATCTACAGCTCCATTGAGGAGATCATGTGCCTGCCTAGCAACCAAGTTTGCTCATCCGAGCAGAGGAGGTTGTTGGATGGAGAGATGGAATGCTCCCTTGAGCTGCTGGATCTCTGCAACGCTATGAACGAGGTCTTCACCGAGTTGAAGGCCATCATCCAAGATCTGCAAGTGTCTCTCAGGAAAGGAGATGGTGCAGTTCTTCAAGCCAAGATCCAGTCATACATCCGCTTGGTGAAGAAGGCAAAGAAACACTCCAAGAAGACTCTGACGAAGGTTGTCTCAGACAAGGAGGACTGCAGGATAGTCAAGCTGTTGAGCGAGGCTAGGGAGATCACTACCTCTCTATTTGAGTCAACAACGCACCTCTTGTCGAAGCAAATTGCTACGCCAAAATTGTCTCTCATTTCTAAGGCATTCCAGAAGAAAAACCCAGTGATTTGCAATGAGGACCAGTTGCAGGTGTTAGAGTGCTCCATCAGAGATCTTGAGGCTGGAGCAGGACTTCTGTTCAGGAGATTGGTCCAGAGCAGGGTTACTCTCCTCAACATTCTTAGCTCATAG